The Nocardioides humi genome includes a region encoding these proteins:
- a CDS encoding AEC family transporter: MGGVLEGFATIAIVIALGALLADRGIVDAHGQRSLSLASFYLASPALLVTVLEDSEPSRVLSGPLVATAAGVIVSAGLMVAVARVRRLDPGTTVIASLCAAYVNAGNLGIPIAAYALGDAALVVPALLMQLLVLQPLALTVLDVVTSPERPSLPKILSRPFTNPLTIASVTGLLLATTDTELPRAVHAPLELVAGMAVPAMLIAYGVALRLGPLPGRGVTPRALVTVTSLKMVVQPVAAYVVGRFCVGLDGPELFAVTLLSALPTAQNVFVVAMRYERGILLARDAIFVSTMASAPVAILISALLA, translated from the coding sequence GTGGGCGGTGTGCTGGAGGGCTTCGCGACGATCGCGATCGTGATCGCCCTCGGCGCGCTCCTGGCCGACCGCGGGATCGTCGACGCGCACGGCCAGCGCAGCCTGTCGCTGGCGTCGTTCTACCTCGCCAGCCCCGCCCTGCTGGTCACCGTGCTGGAGGACTCCGAGCCCTCGCGGGTGCTGTCGGGACCGCTCGTCGCGACCGCCGCGGGCGTGATCGTCAGTGCCGGGCTGATGGTCGCGGTGGCGCGGGTACGCCGGCTGGACCCCGGCACCACCGTGATCGCGAGCCTCTGCGCGGCGTACGTCAACGCGGGCAACCTCGGCATCCCGATCGCGGCGTACGCGCTCGGCGACGCGGCGCTCGTCGTCCCCGCCCTCCTGATGCAGCTGCTCGTGCTCCAGCCGCTGGCGCTGACCGTGCTCGACGTGGTCACCAGCCCCGAGCGGCCCTCGCTGCCGAAGATCCTGTCCCGGCCGTTCACCAACCCGCTGACCATCGCCTCCGTCACCGGACTGCTGCTGGCGACGACGGACACCGAGCTGCCGAGGGCGGTGCACGCGCCGCTGGAGCTGGTCGCCGGGATGGCGGTGCCCGCGATGCTCATCGCGTACGGCGTCGCGCTCCGCCTCGGCCCGCTGCCCGGACGCGGGGTGACGCCGCGGGCGCTGGTCACGGTGACGTCGCTGAAGATGGTGGTCCAGCCGGTGGCGGCGTACGTCGTCGGGCGCTTCTGCGTCGGCCTGGACGGTCCCGAGCTGTTCGCCGTCACCCTGCTCTCGGCGCTGCCGACGGCGCAGAACGTCTTCGTGGTGGCGATGCGCTACGAGCGCGGCATCCTGCTCGCCCGCGACGCCATCTTCGTCTCGACCATGGCCTCGGCGCCGGTCGCGATCCTGATCTCGGCCCTGCTCGCCTGA
- a CDS encoding YihY/virulence factor BrkB family protein, whose protein sequence is MGVVGDIDRAQRRRSAVGFPLAVVYKFFDDQGNYLAAILTFYAFLSIFPLMLLGTSILGFILDGRPALQEQVLDSALGQFPIIGDALGRPEGIQGSTGGIIVGSLTALYGALGLGLALQNVQSAAWAVPRNSRPHPVMTRVNSLFILGVAGTAIFTVFVGSAVLTETKLVGDLSTHGWFHWLVRLLTVILLGSMMTVLLRMAAARAIRDRGIRAAPGGFTIAVLWQFLQYIGTVYVTNVLASTNRNNMTETFGVVLGLMGLLYIGAIMGVLGIEVNVVLARKLWPRALLTPFTDSVDLTEADRRAYAMYAQMQRHKGFETVTVRFDGRDGDTHEIALDPRTEKVHKQHIAGRPPRPEAADEPTQPVNLPPSI, encoded by the coding sequence GTGGGAGTTGTCGGAGACATCGATCGGGCGCAGCGACGGAGATCCGCCGTCGGCTTCCCGCTCGCGGTCGTCTACAAGTTCTTCGACGACCAGGGGAACTACCTCGCGGCGATCCTGACCTTCTACGCCTTCCTCTCGATCTTCCCGCTCATGCTCCTCGGCACATCGATCCTCGGCTTCATCCTCGACGGGCGCCCGGCGCTGCAGGAGCAGGTCCTCGACTCCGCCCTCGGCCAGTTCCCGATCATCGGTGACGCGCTCGGCCGGCCGGAGGGCATCCAGGGGTCGACGGGCGGCATCATCGTCGGCTCGCTGACCGCCCTGTACGGAGCGCTCGGGCTCGGCCTCGCGCTGCAGAACGTCCAGTCCGCGGCGTGGGCGGTGCCGCGCAACAGCCGGCCGCATCCGGTGATGACGCGGGTCAACAGCCTGTTCATCCTGGGGGTGGCGGGCACCGCCATCTTCACGGTGTTCGTCGGCTCTGCGGTGCTGACCGAGACCAAGCTGGTCGGCGACCTGTCCACCCACGGATGGTTCCACTGGCTGGTGCGCCTGCTGACCGTGATCCTCCTCGGCTCGATGATGACCGTGCTGCTGCGGATGGCGGCGGCCCGTGCGATCCGGGACCGGGGGATCCGTGCGGCGCCGGGCGGGTTCACGATCGCGGTGCTGTGGCAGTTCCTGCAGTACATCGGCACCGTCTACGTGACGAACGTGCTGGCGAGCACGAACCGGAACAACATGACCGAGACCTTCGGCGTGGTCCTCGGCCTGATGGGCCTGCTCTACATCGGCGCGATCATGGGCGTGCTCGGGATCGAGGTGAACGTCGTCCTCGCCCGCAAGCTGTGGCCGCGCGCCCTGCTCACCCCGTTCACCGACTCCGTCGACCTCACCGAGGCCGACCGCCGCGCATACGCCATGTACGCCCAGATGCAGCGGCACAAGGGCTTCGAGACCGTCACCGTCCGCTTCGACGGGCGTGACGGCGACACCCACGAGATCGCGCTCGACCCCCGCACGGAGAAGGTCCACAAGCAGCACATCGCCGGCCGGCCGCCGCGCCCCGAGGCGGCGGACGAGCCGACCCAGCCGGTGAACCTCCCGCCGTCCATCTGA
- a CDS encoding type II toxin-antitoxin system VapC family toxin has protein sequence MTLLLDTHVLLWAATDSPRLGHGVRVRLGSASERHVSAASAFEIATKTRLGKLPHGRSVLDGWARLLRNLQATELPLSVAHMSRAGGLLWEHRDPFDRMLVAQAQLEGLTLLTEDRAIREYDDVRTVWGAR, from the coding sequence ATGACGCTGCTCCTCGACACCCACGTCCTGCTCTGGGCGGCGACGGACAGCCCGCGGCTCGGGCACGGGGTCCGAGTCCGGCTGGGGTCTGCCAGCGAGCGGCACGTCTCCGCGGCGTCGGCCTTCGAGATCGCCACCAAGACCCGGCTCGGCAAGCTTCCCCACGGACGCTCGGTCCTCGACGGGTGGGCCCGACTGCTCCGCAACCTCCAGGCGACCGAGCTGCCGCTCTCGGTGGCACACATGAGCCGTGCCGGGGGACTGCTCTGGGAGCACCGGGATCCCTTCGACCGGATGCTTGTCGCGCAGGCGCAGCTCGAGGGTCTGACGCTGCTGACGGAGGACCGCGCCATCCGTGAGTACGACGACGTGCGGACTGTCTGGGGAGCGCGGTAG
- a CDS encoding TIGR02678 family protein produces MNGIDLGPRINDALTDRDAESRTRALRALLLRPVLRAQSDGELFRQVRRHADQLREWFQRETGWRLVVEAQTVRLQVSSVPRGATALGVAERHPARARKADPPFTRRRYVLLCLALAVLERSDAQVALGRLAEDVVLAARQPGLESVEFTLGNREERSDLVAAIRLLLQHGVLVRVAGDEESYAAGHGDALYDLDRRVLATMLSTTHSPALVEAGLGPDPDIAAIEEALHEPPPAYTDEETNRQLRHAVSRRLLMDPVVYYDELPDAERAYLLNQRVPLTRRLCEATGLIAELRAEGIALVDPDDQLTDLRMPEQGTDGHATLLVAEHLAARGATPAGDLRRLLRRLAREHASYWRKSTRDPGADHSLLDEALARLAGLGLIRVTGPADDLLIEPLPALQRFKVTAPTIQTRKTR; encoded by the coding sequence ATGAACGGCATCGACCTCGGACCGCGGATCAACGACGCGCTGACCGACCGCGACGCCGAGTCCCGAACCCGGGCGCTGCGGGCGCTCCTGCTGCGGCCGGTGCTGCGAGCCCAGTCCGACGGCGAGCTCTTCCGCCAGGTCCGCCGGCACGCCGATCAGCTCCGGGAGTGGTTCCAGCGCGAGACCGGATGGCGGCTGGTGGTCGAGGCCCAGACCGTGCGCCTGCAGGTGTCCTCGGTGCCGCGCGGCGCAACCGCGCTCGGCGTCGCTGAGCGCCACCCGGCCCGCGCCCGCAAGGCAGATCCACCATTCACCCGCCGGCGCTATGTGCTGCTGTGCCTCGCCCTGGCCGTTCTGGAGCGCTCCGACGCGCAGGTGGCACTCGGCCGACTCGCCGAGGACGTCGTCCTCGCCGCTCGCCAGCCCGGTCTGGAGAGCGTGGAGTTCACCCTGGGCAACCGTGAGGAGCGGTCCGACCTGGTCGCGGCGATCAGGCTACTGCTGCAGCACGGCGTCCTGGTCCGGGTGGCCGGCGACGAGGAGTCCTACGCCGCCGGCCACGGCGACGCGCTCTACGACCTGGACCGCCGGGTGCTGGCGACGATGCTCTCAACGACGCACAGCCCCGCCCTGGTGGAGGCCGGGCTCGGGCCGGACCCGGACATCGCGGCGATCGAGGAGGCGCTGCACGAACCGCCGCCGGCCTACACCGACGAGGAGACCAATCGACAGCTCCGTCACGCCGTGTCCCGGCGGCTGCTGATGGATCCGGTCGTCTACTACGACGAGCTTCCCGACGCGGAGCGTGCCTATCTGCTCAACCAGCGGGTGCCGCTGACCAGGCGGCTGTGCGAGGCGACCGGCCTGATCGCCGAGCTGCGTGCCGAGGGGATCGCCCTGGTCGACCCTGATGACCAGCTCACCGACCTACGGATGCCGGAGCAGGGAACCGACGGGCACGCGACCCTGCTCGTGGCCGAGCATCTCGCCGCTCGGGGCGCCACGCCGGCCGGCGATCTGCGCAGGCTGCTGCGGCGCCTCGCCCGGGAGCACGCGTCGTACTGGCGCAAGAGCACCCGGGATCCGGGGGCGGACCACAGCCTGCTGGACGAGGCGCTGGCCCGGCTGGCCGGCTTGGGCCTGATCCGCGTCACGGGCCCGGCCGACGACCTGCTGATCGAGCCGCTGCCGGCACTCCAGCGGTTCAAGGTGACCGCTCCGACGATCCAGACGAGGAAGACCCGATGA
- a CDS encoding TIGR02680 family protein → MTESTIEGTVLPKPSTERWQPQRLGLVDLFYYDDEQFWFHDGRLLLRGNNGTGKSKVLALTLPFLLDGSVLPRRVEPDADPKKRMEWNLLLGGAHPHSERTGYAWVEFGRREADGSERFLTLGIGLKAAAGRGIVKTWYFTTARRIGDLRLIDSTRTVLTAERLREEIDGAGQVYGTQEAYRRAVDEALFRLGEERYAALIDLLVQLRQPQLSKRPDEKALSAALTEALAPLDQAVVSDVAESFRSLEEERLGLADIKDTLGSAEVFLRHYRAYGQVATRRRTTALREANSRYEHVGRTLHRIEADLGTATAETERIAVALADADQEHEMLRGRERALRESPEMRDADRLHRADNAARDAENRAMDAERGAHDAGRRAEREAASYEDADVRSASTAAEARRRENAALALALEAGLAAEHPAIRSDGDRARDAIGRRTEQVRHVRGLLRAAAAAQARADQQRSALDDKESALTRTTEALAAADADVDAVVGKYRNAVRAFLRGLDVIGVEDETDELTEAAASWARALVDVSPVRRAVDHAGSVARERAGRLKAEAELAANGHDEQLRALEDRIAELESGQDPAPTAAPGRDQRARAGVPGAPLWQLVDFAAGLSPTDQAGLEAALQSAGLLDAWVFDDGRVEADGDVVLGAGGARCEHAHLGQALTPAVAPDSGVADVVVADVLSRIGLGEDAGAHLWVDLGGRWGAGPARGSWHKQQAEHVGAGAREAHRRDLIARLRAEAEQVAAELAAARARVIEADRRLNDITAELASYPADVEQDLIAAHARDAAARRVVEQAQADVTMARAVTERRSVEAAEADGRLREAGTALDLGTTEELLDRTGAAVADYREALAELRNALTAAAEAERAREAARTRAAEAAQGRDEADAAARAHRSEAASLRAEAEALQATVGATVAQLQAELAATAQGLKEVVETQSRLREARVTAATNSARLEQQLVDLTEQREQESTARATVVESLRVFVGTGLLRVALPELDTPDVADPDAWTVTASVGLARTAEQQLGDVDESADGWNAVQQRLSGAANELASQMSRHGHTALLEPHDDVLISRVRYRGDEVDIDRLAERLAGDVAERERLLSAKEREILENHLVNEVAGHLHELLLAADRQLDRMNRELAERKTSTGMQLRVRWRERADGPVGLGAARELMLRSDATWSAKDREAIGGFLQARIAEIRQADPTGGWQEHLEQALDYRQWHTFAVERWQHGSWRSASGPASGGEKVLAVSVPLFAAAASHYNSADPHAPRLILLDEAFAGVDDDSRAKSLGLLATFDLDVVMTSEREWGCYPEVPGLSIAQLSRIEGVDAVGVTRWRWDGRARRRDNDVDADARATALTTAAATGQDGDSLFG, encoded by the coding sequence ATGACCGAGAGCACCATCGAGGGCACCGTGCTGCCGAAGCCGTCGACCGAACGCTGGCAGCCCCAGCGCCTCGGGCTGGTCGACCTGTTCTACTACGACGACGAGCAGTTCTGGTTCCACGACGGACGGCTGTTGCTGCGCGGCAACAACGGCACCGGCAAGTCGAAGGTGCTGGCACTGACGCTGCCCTTCCTGCTGGACGGCTCTGTCCTCCCCCGTCGCGTCGAGCCGGACGCCGACCCCAAGAAGCGGATGGAGTGGAACCTCCTCCTCGGCGGTGCCCACCCGCACAGTGAGCGCACCGGCTACGCGTGGGTCGAGTTCGGACGACGAGAGGCCGACGGATCCGAGCGGTTCCTCACCCTGGGCATCGGGCTGAAGGCGGCCGCCGGCCGCGGGATCGTCAAGACGTGGTACTTCACCACCGCCCGCCGGATCGGCGATCTTCGCCTGATCGACTCGACCCGCACGGTGCTCACCGCCGAGCGACTCCGCGAGGAGATCGACGGCGCCGGCCAGGTGTACGGGACCCAGGAGGCCTACCGGCGCGCGGTCGACGAGGCGCTGTTCCGCCTGGGGGAGGAGCGATACGCAGCGCTCATCGACCTCCTCGTCCAACTGCGTCAGCCACAGCTGTCCAAGCGCCCCGACGAGAAGGCACTCTCCGCGGCACTCACCGAGGCATTGGCACCGCTCGACCAGGCAGTGGTCTCCGACGTTGCGGAGTCCTTCCGATCCCTGGAGGAGGAGCGTCTGGGACTCGCGGACATCAAGGACACCCTCGGCTCCGCCGAGGTCTTCCTTCGCCACTATCGCGCCTACGGCCAGGTCGCGACACGGCGACGCACGACGGCGCTGCGGGAGGCGAACTCCCGCTATGAGCATGTCGGGCGAACGCTGCACCGGATCGAGGCCGATCTGGGGACCGCGACAGCCGAGACGGAGCGGATCGCTGTCGCGCTCGCCGACGCCGACCAGGAGCACGAGATGCTGCGCGGACGCGAGCGGGCGCTACGGGAGAGTCCCGAGATGCGCGACGCCGACCGGCTGCACCGCGCCGACAACGCCGCCCGCGACGCCGAGAACCGCGCCATGGACGCCGAGCGCGGCGCTCACGACGCGGGCCGGCGTGCCGAGCGCGAAGCCGCGTCCTACGAGGATGCCGACGTCCGATCGGCGAGCACCGCCGCGGAGGCCCGGCGGCGCGAGAACGCGGCGCTGGCGCTCGCCCTCGAGGCCGGACTGGCGGCCGAACATCCGGCGATCCGCAGCGACGGTGACCGCGCACGCGACGCCATCGGCCGCCGTACCGAGCAGGTCCGACACGTCCGCGGGCTCCTTCGGGCGGCGGCAGCCGCTCAGGCCAGGGCGGACCAACAGCGCTCCGCGCTCGACGACAAGGAGAGCGCGCTCACGCGCACCACCGAAGCCCTGGCGGCCGCGGACGCCGATGTCGATGCCGTGGTCGGGAAGTACCGCAACGCGGTGCGCGCCTTCCTACGCGGCTTGGACGTGATCGGCGTCGAGGACGAGACCGACGAACTGACCGAGGCGGCCGCAAGCTGGGCGCGCGCGCTGGTCGACGTCTCTCCGGTCCGGCGAGCCGTGGATCACGCCGGGAGCGTCGCCCGGGAGCGTGCTGGCCGGCTCAAGGCCGAGGCCGAGCTCGCCGCGAACGGACACGACGAGCAGCTCCGCGCGCTCGAGGACCGCATAGCCGAGCTGGAGTCCGGCCAGGATCCCGCTCCGACCGCAGCGCCCGGCCGCGATCAGCGGGCGCGCGCAGGGGTCCCCGGAGCACCACTGTGGCAACTCGTCGACTTCGCTGCCGGGCTCTCCCCGACAGACCAGGCAGGGCTCGAGGCGGCGTTGCAGTCCGCCGGCCTGCTCGACGCCTGGGTGTTCGACGACGGGCGGGTGGAGGCGGACGGCGACGTCGTCCTCGGGGCCGGCGGCGCACGCTGCGAGCACGCTCATCTGGGCCAGGCGCTGACTCCAGCCGTGGCCCCGGACAGCGGAGTGGCCGACGTCGTGGTCGCCGACGTCCTCTCCCGGATCGGACTGGGTGAGGATGCCGGCGCTCACCTGTGGGTCGATCTCGGCGGCCGCTGGGGCGCCGGTCCCGCACGCGGCTCGTGGCACAAACAGCAGGCCGAGCATGTCGGCGCCGGCGCCCGCGAGGCTCACCGGCGCGATCTGATCGCTCGCCTGCGCGCCGAGGCTGAGCAGGTCGCTGCCGAGCTCGCCGCTGCTCGCGCTCGCGTCATCGAGGCCGACCGCCGACTGAACGACATCACCGCCGAACTGGCCTCGTACCCCGCCGATGTCGAGCAGGACTTGATCGCCGCCCACGCCCGCGACGCGGCTGCACGACGCGTTGTGGAGCAGGCGCAGGCCGATGTGACGATGGCGCGAGCGGTGACCGAGCGACGCTCCGTCGAGGCAGCCGAGGCGGACGGTCGTCTGCGGGAGGCCGGCACCGCGCTCGACCTGGGCACGACCGAGGAGCTGCTCGATCGGACCGGCGCAGCGGTGGCGGACTATCGGGAGGCGTTGGCGGAGCTGCGCAACGCGCTCACGGCCGCGGCTGAGGCAGAGCGGGCACGTGAGGCCGCGCGGACGCGCGCCGCCGAGGCGGCCCAGGGGCGCGACGAAGCCGACGCCGCGGCCCGCGCCCACCGCTCGGAGGCCGCCTCACTCCGAGCCGAGGCAGAGGCACTCCAGGCGACGGTCGGGGCGACGGTCGCCCAGCTCCAAGCGGAACTGGCCGCGACGGCACAAGGATTGAAGGAGGTCGTGGAAACCCAGTCCCGCCTGCGAGAAGCACGCGTCACCGCGGCGACGAACAGCGCCCGGCTCGAGCAGCAGCTGGTGGATCTCACCGAACAACGCGAGCAGGAGAGCACGGCCCGCGCCACCGTCGTCGAATCACTTCGGGTCTTCGTCGGCACCGGTCTGCTGCGCGTCGCTCTGCCGGAACTGGACACCCCCGACGTCGCCGATCCCGACGCCTGGACCGTCACGGCCTCGGTGGGGCTGGCCCGCACCGCCGAGCAGCAGCTCGGCGACGTGGACGAGTCGGCGGACGGCTGGAACGCCGTTCAACAGCGTCTCTCTGGCGCGGCCAACGAACTCGCCTCCCAGATGAGCCGCCACGGCCACACGGCCCTCCTCGAACCGCACGACGACGTGCTGATCTCCCGGGTCCGCTACCGCGGCGACGAGGTCGACATCGATCGATTGGCCGAGCGCCTGGCCGGTGATGTCGCCGAGCGTGAACGGCTGCTCAGCGCCAAGGAACGCGAGATCCTGGAGAACCACCTGGTCAACGAGGTCGCGGGTCACCTCCACGAGCTGCTGCTGGCAGCCGACAGGCAGCTGGACCGGATGAACCGCGAGCTTGCCGAGCGCAAGACCTCCACCGGCATGCAGCTTCGGGTCCGCTGGCGCGAGCGTGCGGACGGTCCGGTGGGGCTGGGCGCGGCGCGCGAGCTGATGCTCCGCTCGGACGCGACCTGGTCGGCGAAGGACCGTGAGGCGATCGGCGGCTTCCTCCAGGCACGGATCGCCGAGATCCGGCAGGCCGATCCCACCGGCGGCTGGCAGGAGCACCTGGAGCAGGCACTGGACTACCGCCAGTGGCACACCTTCGCCGTCGAGCGCTGGCAGCACGGCAGCTGGCGCTCCGCATCCGGACCGGCGTCGGGAGGCGAGAAGGTGCTGGCGGTGTCGGTCCCGCTGTTCGCCGCTGCGGCCTCCCACTACAACTCAGCCGATCCACACGCCCCGCGACTGATCCTGCTCGACGAGGCATTCGCCGGCGTCGACGACGACTCGCGCGCGAAGTCGCTCGGCCTGCTCGCCACCTTCGACCTGGACGTGGTGATGACCAGCGAACGCGAGTGGGGCTGCTATCCGGAGGTTCCCGGACTGTCGATCGCCCAGCTCTCCCGGATCGAAGGGGTCGACGCGGTCGGCGTGACCCGGTGGCGCTGGGACGGCCGGGCCCGCCGACGCGACAACGACGTGGACGCCGACGCACGCGCCACCGCACTCACCACCGCGGCGGCCACCGGTCAGGACGGGGATTCCCTGTTCGGATGA
- a CDS encoding type II toxin-antitoxin system Phd/YefM family antitoxin, whose translation MSVTVNVQEAKTRLSELLKRVEAGEDVVIARAGHPIAELRPVRKVDLVFGGFDVEVGDAFFEPLDEGDLAAWEGADAVAEAG comes from the coding sequence GTGAGCGTGACCGTCAACGTCCAGGAAGCCAAGACTCGCCTCTCCGAGTTGCTGAAGCGGGTCGAGGCGGGCGAGGACGTGGTCATCGCCCGAGCCGGTCACCCCATCGCGGAGCTGCGGCCGGTTCGGAAGGTCGACCTGGTGTTCGGCGGATTCGACGTCGAGGTGGGCGACGCCTTCTTCGAGCCGCTCGACGAGGGCGATCTGGCGGCTTGGGAGGGCGCGGACGCGGTCGCCGAGGCCGGATGA
- a CDS encoding TIGR02677 family protein, whose amino-acid sequence MTEQVPASAEGYGPFAYLTTQNAALYRLIMRVLMAEKERFTVHARPEQVHAALVTTYARPVTETAVSEALERLAQPTWGNLIAIPDSSRVTALEDFYRRRMLYQLTRPGEAAERALAQYDAALGSRGALQSVALADIIVLLTALRDAVRARDAGEATDAAQIHQTLRSLRERFGELAENAVAFMGSIQRTIDLHDADVDAFLAYKQQLIDYLERFINDLLTRGAAIAELLDAIDTEGVDFLAGVAAEREAADAAPGENGDAVDLGRAIWRRQWSGLTDWFVSTPGRESEARLLRSRARAAIPALLAVVRTLHEQSGGRADRSRDFVTLARWFAVLPEDGDRHRLWRTAFGLTSVRHLSVPGEAQERWAAEQLGNATPWSEAPPVEISPQLRRTGSYERRGRAARVADRSAARTMLVEQARLEAEQTAAARRRILTGGPKPLSAFGVLDPEAFRLFLGLLGDALGAMGPDATTSRVQTSDGELVVTLTRDPGGGVAVISTPDGELVGPNHVVDISSTTEPSGERP is encoded by the coding sequence ATGACCGAGCAGGTCCCTGCCAGCGCCGAGGGCTACGGCCCGTTCGCCTACCTCACCACGCAGAATGCTGCCCTCTATCGGCTGATCATGCGGGTGCTGATGGCCGAGAAGGAGCGCTTCACCGTCCACGCGCGTCCCGAGCAGGTCCACGCGGCGCTGGTGACGACCTACGCACGGCCCGTGACCGAGACCGCGGTGTCGGAGGCGCTCGAGCGGCTCGCCCAACCGACCTGGGGCAACCTGATCGCGATCCCCGACTCCAGCCGGGTGACCGCTCTGGAGGACTTCTATCGCCGCCGCATGCTCTACCAGCTCACGCGTCCGGGCGAGGCTGCGGAGCGGGCCCTCGCGCAGTACGACGCCGCGCTCGGCAGCCGTGGCGCCCTCCAGTCCGTGGCGCTCGCCGACATCATCGTGCTCCTCACCGCGCTGCGCGACGCCGTCCGAGCGCGGGACGCCGGCGAGGCGACCGACGCCGCCCAGATCCACCAGACGCTGCGCAGCCTGCGGGAGCGGTTCGGTGAGCTCGCCGAGAACGCGGTCGCCTTCATGGGCTCGATCCAGCGCACCATCGACCTGCACGACGCCGACGTCGACGCCTTCCTCGCCTACAAGCAGCAGCTCATCGACTATCTGGAGCGGTTCATCAACGACCTGCTCACCCGTGGTGCCGCCATCGCCGAGCTCCTTGACGCGATCGACACCGAGGGCGTGGACTTCCTGGCCGGGGTCGCCGCGGAGCGAGAGGCGGCCGACGCCGCGCCCGGGGAGAACGGCGACGCGGTCGATCTCGGGCGCGCGATCTGGCGGCGGCAGTGGTCGGGGCTGACCGACTGGTTCGTCAGCACACCCGGGCGCGAGTCCGAGGCGAGGCTGCTCCGGTCACGCGCGCGGGCGGCGATCCCGGCGCTGCTCGCCGTGGTCCGGACGCTCCACGAGCAGTCCGGCGGGCGCGCCGACCGTTCCCGCGACTTCGTCACTCTGGCCCGTTGGTTCGCGGTCCTGCCCGAGGACGGCGACCGGCACCGGCTGTGGCGTACGGCCTTCGGTCTCACCTCCGTACGCCACCTCAGCGTGCCCGGCGAGGCCCAGGAGCGGTGGGCGGCCGAACAACTGGGGAATGCAACACCCTGGTCCGAGGCACCCCCGGTCGAGATCAGCCCCCAACTGCGTCGTACCGGCTCCTACGAGCGTCGCGGCCGAGCGGCCCGCGTAGCGGACCGCTCGGCGGCCAGGACCATGCTCGTCGAGCAGGCACGGCTCGAAGCCGAGCAGACCGCCGCGGCGCGGCGGCGGATCCTGACCGGCGGCCCGAAGCCGCTGAGCGCCTTCGGTGTCCTCGACCCGGAGGCGTTCCGGCTCTTCCTCGGACTGCTCGGCGACGCACTCGGCGCGATGGGACCCGACGCGACCACCTCGCGGGTGCAGACATCCGACGGCGAGCTCGTCGTCACCTTGACCCGCGACCCCGGCGGGGGCGTCGCCGTGATCAGCACACCCGACGGCGAGCTGGTCGGACCCAACCACGTCGTCGACATCAGCTCGACCACCGAGCCCTCGGGGGAGCGCCCATGA
- a CDS encoding S-(hydroxymethyl)mycothiol dehydrogenase, with protein MSQQVKAVVARAKGAPVEVVTINVPDPGPGEAVVKVLSCGVCHTDLHYREGGINDEFPFLLGHEASGIVEAVGPDVTGVAPGDFVVLNWRAVCGECRACKRGDLHYCFNTHNATQRMTLAEGEDAGTELSPALGIGAFAEKTLVAAGQCTKVDANARPAAVGLLGCGVMAGIGAAINTGQVGRGKSIAVIGCGGVGVAAIAGAALAGASPIIAVDIDAKKLAKAREMGATHTVDSSGSSGVDPVEEIKRICAEVYEGADGADVVVEAVGRPETWKQAFYARDLAGTVVLVGVPTPDMKVPEIPLIDVFGRGGALKSSWYGDCLPSRDFPMLVDLYQQGRLDLDAFVTEEIGIGDIEAAFDKMHHGDVLRSVVIL; from the coding sequence ATGAGTCAGCAGGTGAAGGCCGTCGTCGCTCGGGCGAAGGGTGCGCCGGTGGAGGTCGTGACCATCAACGTGCCGGACCCGGGGCCGGGCGAGGCGGTGGTGAAGGTCCTCTCGTGCGGGGTGTGTCATACCGACCTGCACTACCGCGAGGGTGGGATCAACGACGAGTTCCCGTTCCTGCTGGGCCACGAGGCCTCGGGCATCGTGGAGGCGGTCGGCCCGGACGTCACCGGCGTCGCGCCGGGCGACTTCGTGGTGCTGAACTGGCGCGCGGTGTGTGGTGAGTGCCGGGCCTGCAAGCGGGGCGACCTGCACTACTGCTTCAACACGCACAACGCCACCCAGAGGATGACCCTCGCCGAGGGTGAGGACGCCGGCACCGAGCTCTCGCCGGCGCTGGGGATCGGGGCGTTCGCGGAGAAGACCCTGGTCGCGGCCGGCCAGTGCACCAAGGTCGACGCCAACGCCCGTCCCGCGGCCGTGGGCCTGCTGGGCTGCGGGGTGATGGCCGGCATCGGTGCCGCGATCAACACCGGCCAGGTCGGTCGCGGGAAGTCGATCGCGGTCATCGGCTGCGGCGGGGTCGGGGTCGCGGCCATCGCGGGCGCTGCGCTCGCCGGCGCGTCGCCGATCATCGCGGTCGACATCGACGCCAAGAAGCTCGCCAAGGCGCGGGAGATGGGCGCCACCCACACCGTCGACTCGAGCGGCTCGTCGGGCGTCGATCCGGTCGAGGAGATCAAGCGGATCTGCGCGGAGGTCTACGAGGGCGCCGACGGCGCCGACGTCGTGGTCGAGGCGGTCGGGCGCCCCGAGACCTGGAAGCAGGCGTTCTACGCCCGCGACCTGGCCGGCACCGTGGTCCTGGTCGGCGTCCCGACGCCGGACATGAAGGTCCCGGAGATCCCGCTGATCGACGTGTTCGGCCGTGGCGGGGCGCTCAAGTCGTCCTGGTACGGCGACTGCCTGCCCTCACGCGACTTCCCGATGCTCGTCGACCTCTACCAGCAGGGCCGGCTCGACCTGGACGCGTTCGTGACCGAGGAGATCGGGATCGGCGACATCGAGGCCGCGTTCGACAAGATGCACCACGGCGACGTACTCCGCTCGGTGGTGATCCTCTGA